In Sciurus carolinensis unplaced genomic scaffold, mSciCar1.2, whole genome shotgun sequence, a single genomic region encodes these proteins:
- the LOC124975794 gene encoding LOW QUALITY PROTEIN: endogenous retrovirus group PABLB member 1 Env polyprotein-like (The sequence of the model RefSeq protein was modified relative to this genomic sequence to represent the inferred CDS: substituted 1 base at 1 genomic stop codon) codes for MVICKLFLLSFFIIVGRSTETNSFLNWAQQYATKLQKDNCWICGLLPLSSTSGLPWWVSPLQGNDWTNLQSLILEQKKEKPSLQTATRANVSLWPINETLSLPGHKKAFTLEQTNVQISTAVKSHAGPFTSNSPPPPPICHRYKDGYYQVWDGNLWLTPTIGHLNQKAPICWEQHNHTYDIWPNSTXELGWTPESQCQQIVILQANDWFGTNWLSRPEISWPAPNGTQWICGTNLWPWLPPGWIGRCTIGYPWMQGRWTPSIEQPANLPNLKHRWGRSVFRWYDHLASMFIPQIGLESVMWHVETLNNYTQTALHDVGESISLLNTEVTLMRKAVLQNRMALDILTAAQGGTCAIVRTECCVYIPDNSNNVTNILKDLHSQIEAMSSPDSSWEQILSSWFSGTSWWKTLLVSIIIIILIGVFLCCGIYCCINLIPVLITSCFSYRPPISQMTLQPITLQPDHGPLDRPNL; via the coding sequence ATGGTGAtatgtaaacttttcctcctctctttctttattattgtaggcagatccactgaaactaattctttcctaaattgggCCCAGCAATATGCCACTAAATTACAAAAAGATAATTGCTGGATATGTGGACTATTACCCCTTTCCAGCACCTCTGGACTACCTTGGTGGGTATCTCCTTTACAGGGAAATGACTGGACAAATTTACAGTccttaatattagaacaaaagaaggaaaaaccctCCTTACAAACTGCTACTCGTGCCAATGTTAGCTTATGGCCTATCAATGAAACTCTATCACTACCAGGTCATAAAAAGGCTTTCACTTTAGAGCAGACCAATGTTCAAATTTCTACGGCTGTTAAGTCACATGCAGGCCCATTCACTTCTAACTCTCCACCACCGCCACCAATATGTCACAGATACAAAGACGGTTATTATCAGGTTTGGGATGGAAATTTATGGCTTACACCCACCATTGGGCATCTAAACCAAAAGGCCCCAATCTGTTGGGAACAACATAACCATACTTATGATATATGGCCTAATAGTACTTGAGAATTAggatggaccccagagtcacaatgccaacaaattgtaattttacaagCCAATGATTGGTTTGGAACTAATTGGCTCTCTAGGCCTGAAATTAGCTGGCCAGCACCCAATGGAACACAATGGATATGTGGAACTAACTTATGGCCCTGGCTTCCCCCAGGCTGGATAGGAAGATGTACTATTGGGTACCCCTGGATGCAAGGGAGATGGACCCCAAGTATAGAACAGCCAGCAAATCTCCCCAATCTCAAACATAGATGGGGACGATCTGTTTTTCGttggtatgatcatttagcttcaatgtttatccCACAAATTGGTTTAGAAAGTGTAATGTGGCATGTGGAGACCCTAAACAATTATACCCAAACCGCCCTCCATGATGTTGgagaaagcatttctctccttaatacagaagtgacactcatgaggaaagctgtcttaCAAAACCGGATGGCTTTAGAcatcctcactgcagcccaaggcggtacttgtgctattgttagaactgaatgctgtgtttacatccctgacaactctaacaatgtaactaacatccttaaagatttacattctcagatagaggccatgtcctctccagactcatcatgggaacaaattcttagttcctggttctctggtacctcctggtggaaaacattattagtctctataatcatcatcatactcattggtgtgttcctatgctgtggcatttactgttgcattaatcttatcccggtactcataacttcttgtttctcttatagaccgcccatctctcaaatgaccctccaaccTATCACTCTTCAACCAGACCATGGACCCCTTGATCGACCCAATttataa